A genome region from Myripristis murdjan chromosome 16, fMyrMur1.1, whole genome shotgun sequence includes the following:
- the mc2r gene encoding adrenocorticotropic hormone receptor: MNATTASTTALMVNQSDCPEVEVPVPLFFTIGVVGLAENFLVVVAVICNRNLHSPMYCFICSLAAFNTIASLAKTWENLMLVFAGVGQLDQRGSSETKLDDVMDSLLCMSFVGSIFSFMAIAVDRYITIFHALRYHNIMTMRRTAAILGVIWTTCGVLAMLMVRFFDTIFIMTCFIIFFLISLVLIGCLYVYMFMLARIHARRIAALPTSGSGRGRWRRQRWRGGTMRGALTLTILFGAFVVCWAPFFLHLIIIMVCPLNPYCECYRSLFQLHVVLLMSHALIDPAIYAFRSAELRHTFRKMLLCSDWR, encoded by the exons ATGAACGCTAccacagcatcaacaacagccCTGATGGTGAACCAGTCAGATTGCCCCGAGGTGGAGGTCCCAGTCCCTCTCTTTTTCACCATCGGAGTGGTGGGTCTGGCAGAGAACTTCCTGGTTGTGGTGGCTGTCATATGCAACAGGAATCTTCACTCCCCCATGTACTGCTTCATCTGCAGTCTGGCAGCCTTCAACACCATCGCCAGCCTCGCCAAAACCTGGGAGAACCTGATGCTTGTGTTTGCTGGCGTGGGACAACTGGACCAGAGAGGATCCTCCGAGACGAAGCTGGACGATGTGATGGACTCGCTCCTGTGCATGTCATTCGTGGGgtccattttcagtttcatggcCATCGCCGTGGACCG TTACATCACCATCTTCCACGCGCTACGCTACCACAACATCATGACAATGCGGCGCACAGCAGCCATCTTGGGTGTCATCTGGACAACGTGCGGGGTTTTAGCCATGCTCATGGTGAGGTTCTTCGACACCATCTTCATCATGACTTGcttcatcatcttcttcctcatctcctTGGTGCTGATCGGCTGTCTCTACGTCTATATGTTCATGCTGGCGCGCATCCATGCTAGGAGGATCGCTGCTCTGCCCACGAGTGGGAGTGGCAGGGGGAGGTGGCGGCGTCAGCGGTGGCGGGGTGGCACCATGAGAGGAGCCTTGACTCTCACCATCCTCTTTGGTGCATTTGTGGTGTGCTGGGCGCCGTTCTTCCTccacctcatcatcatcatggtctGCCCCTTGAACCCTTACTGCGAGTGCTACAGATCGCTGTTTCAGCTGCATGTGGTGCTGCTGATGAGCCACGCCCTCATCGACCCGGCGATCTATGCCTTCCGCAGTGCCGAGCTCAGACACACCTTCAGGAAGATGCTCCTGTGTTCAGACTGGAGGTAG